The DNA sequence GAGGAGCGCGGGAGACGCAGCGTCGATGGCGAGAACCATCAGCCGTTGTGTATCGGGCATCGCATGCTCCCAGGGTGTTCCCGCCGGACTGCCTGGTGCAATATGGGCGGAGATCCGACGAACTGTTGCCGCGAAAGGGGGGATTGATGGAAGTCGACGCGCGCACCATGCCGGACCGATCGACGATCGACGCCGACCTCTGCATTGTCGGCGCAGGTGCCGCGGGATTGGTCCTTGCTGCTGCACTCATCGACAGCGGTCTGCGCGTGGTGCTCGTGGAGAGCGGGCAGCACACCATCGATGCGGAGACGGATGCGCTGAACGATGCCGACTCGATTGGCGACTACGGCGAGCTCCGGAATACCCGGGCGCGTGGCATCGGCGGGACGACGCATCGATGGAACACCGGAGTAGGCGGGGAGCCGGGGGCCAAGTACCTCCCGCTCGACGAGATCGACTTCGAACGCCGCGCATGGGAATGGAGCGGCTGGCCGTTCGCGCGGGACTATCTCACGCGATACTACAGCGACGCGCAGGCGATCTGCGGCCTAGGTCCGTTCGAGTACACGGCGGAGCGCTGGGCCGGCGACGCCGCGCTGCTGCCGTTTCGCGACAGCGGACTCCACACAGCAGTCTATCAGTACGGCACCGCGTCGGCGTTGCGAGACGCGCGCAGGTCCCTGATTGCGGCGTCGACATCGGTCCAGCTGCTGCACGGCGCGACAGTGACTGGATTGGTTCGCGCGAGCGATACCGGACCAGTCACCGCGATGCGATGGAGCACGCTCTCCGGAACGACCGGAATGGTGACCGCGTCACGCTTCGTCCTCGCCGCAGGGGCCATCGAGAACGCGAGACTGCTCCTCCTCTCGGCGACCAACGCGCGGCCGTGCGCCGACTGGGTCGGCCGCGGCTTCATGGAGCACCCGATCGACCATTCGCTCGAATTGCATTCGAAGGAACCCGCGCTGGAGGGCGACAGCTCGTTCTACCAGCCGCATCCGGTTGACGGCGCTCCCGCGGTGATGGGACGGATCGCGCTGGCGCCCGATCTCCTGCGCGAATTGCAGCTTCCCAACGCGAGTGTTCGGCTGCAGGCTCCGGCGGATCCG is a window from the Gemmatimonadales bacterium genome containing:
- a CDS encoding GMC oxidoreductase → MPRKGGLMEVDARTMPDRSTIDADLCIVGAGAAGLVLAAALIDSGLRVVLVESGQHTIDAETDALNDADSIGDYGELRNTRARGIGGTTHRWNTGVGGEPGAKYLPLDEIDFERRAWEWSGWPFARDYLTRYYSDAQAICGLGPFEYTAERWAGDAALLPFRDSGLHTAVYQYGTASALRDARRSLIAASTSVQLLHGATVTGLVRASDTGPVTAMRWSTLSGTTGMVTASRFVLAAGAIENARLLLLSATNARPCADWVGRGFMEHPIDHSLELHSKEPALEGDSSFYQPHPVDGAPAVMGRIALAPDLLRELQLPNASVRLQAPADPAILSRPASRGMARRLVPFRGARRVIGNVVRGISGSAGKMRGAHYRLLIDLEQLPHRDNRVVLANDVDRFGLRRAALHWNWRERDEAHRVRIRAAIARELERAGAGRTTEHPDRPIEPQAHHHAGTTRMHDDPAEGVVDANLRVHGEDGLYLLGASVFPTAGVANPTLTVVALALRLAEHLKG